In the genome of Calditrichota bacterium, the window TCAAAAAGAGGATCGTTTTTATCGAAAATGGTGTACAGATCATCCAGCCGCACGATCAGATGTGCCGCCGCGCGGTGGGCGTTGATGCCCTTTTCAGGTGTGGAACCGTGGCACTGCTTGCCAATCGTCCGGAATTTCGTCCAGAGGATGCTTTTCTCGGCCACTTCAATCATGGTACCGTCTTCATTCCCGGCATCGGGAATGATAATGATGTCCTCTTTACGGAACAAGTCGGGATGTTTGGTGGCAATGTACTCCAGGCCGTATTTGCTGCCCGTTTCTTCATCGGCCACAAGCAAGAGGGCCACATCGTATTCGGGTGTCACATTCTCTTCCCGCAACGCCTGAACGGCCAGAAATCCCGAAACCATCCCTTGTTGATTATCTTCCACCCCGCGGCCAATGACCTTGCCGTCCTCCACACGCACTGTCCAGGGATCCCCTGTCCAGAGCGAAAGCTCGCCGGGTGGTACCACGTCCATGTGGGCCATAACCCAAATAGTACGGCTGTGGTTTTTGCCCTTGAATTTGGCGACTAAATTGGGGCGGTACCCCGCAGGCACCCGGTCGTCCGGGGCGTTAATTTCCAGAATTTCGTCAGCCTTTAGTTTGTCCTTTAAAACAGTCTTAATGTACTCGGCCTTTTTAACCTCGCCCTCGCCGTCATTTTCCGGTCCCAGTGCCGGAATGGCCGTCAACCGGGTTTCGTACTCGATGGCTAAATCCTCGTAGTTGGAAATACGATCGGCAATCTTCTGAAATATGTCGGACATGGTCTTCTCCTTCCCTTCATTTTGCGCTTGATTTTTTGGAGAATCTTGTTAAATTTTGAAGCAATGACCCCTGTACAAAGAATCTTAACTACGAAATTTCACAAGTTGATTTTGTTGAATTTCAATTCGTAAAATTCGTGCAATCTCTGCCGTTGCGAGTTTTGAAAAACCGAAAGAGGAAACAACCTCACAGTTGCACTGTATTTTATTGCATATTTTTCATATATTTATTCAAAATGAACCGGAGTAACCGACCCGGAAGGGGCTGTATCAAAAGTCTAAAACTACGATTATGAGACTCATTCTTCCAGAACATGTCATTGCGAGTGCGCCTGAGGCGCACGAAGTTGAAAATGCGCCTTTGGCGTGCAATCCCATTATTTACAATATATTATGAGATTGCTTCGTCGTTCA includes:
- a CDS encoding M20 family metallo-hydrolase, which translates into the protein MSDIFQKIADRISNYEDLAIEYETRLTAIPALGPENDGEGEVKKAEYIKTVLKDKLKADEILEINAPDDRVPAGYRPNLVAKFKGKNHSRTIWVMAHMDVVPPGELSLWTGDPWTVRVEDGKVIGRGVEDNQQGMVSGFLAVQALREENVTPEYDVALLLVADEETGSKYGLEYIATKHPDLFRKEDIIIIPDAGNEDGTMIEVAEKSILWTKFRTIGKQCHGSTPEKGINAHRAAAHLIVRLDDLYTIFDKNDPLFDPPISTFEPTKKEPNVANVNTIPGEDIFYQDARILPDYSLKEIEDKIGEMIGEIEQKFGVKIETEHPQKEEAAPPTPPDAPVVEALKKAVKEVYNREAKPMGIGGGTVAAFLRRAGFHAAVWSTMDELAHQPDEYAKIENILGDAKVFAHIFLQK